A region of Moorena producens PAL-8-15-08-1 DNA encodes the following proteins:
- a CDS encoding phage tail sheath family protein, giving the protein MPVTPTYPGVYVEEIPSGVRTITGVATSITAFIGRAFRGPTDEPILINNYGEYERIFGGLWNESTMGFAVRDFYTNGGSQAVIVRLFNPGEMQATTDNQVLDTVSAIQSAANTDKTEKKEDGITEAKNHLDITPPPAVSDPNNWPEQSTGEGKIAKDFAIEMYNSNVWAAVDDIKNAGNEARGITEAKRHLDNKTPPPGGEPKTWPYQNTERGQTAKKIAIELHKLQDVIPVVNDIKDTENKDDGILAAQTNLDTQPEQLSNDPNTWPDQTTVPGKIAKEIGINIYSLSDELNVDQYQEEVNKIIGNVLESHGLINIVSAEDYSGRVDIIVTSLKIDVSDEKYTKDIDQIVADLQIRQKAQLSVGTTNELFLEAANEGSWGNELRARVDYEGLEDGSALFNLSVRDGGTGEVETFQNLSVDESETRYIKKVLEKDSQLVRVIGTLPSARPEQNASTWEEIEEQIDPESREEEKKKFKAEGVWYELCSNGVQPIDRAGDGDPLESNNFTEGEGDKTGIYALEKADLFNLLCIPPYKQEANGLDVETGVIDQAITYCHKRRAMMIIDSPSGWDSKGKAKTGIKTDVGSTSENAAVFFPRLVMPNPLKENQIEVFAACGAVAGIFARTDGTRGVWKAPAGLEAVLKGVAALSVPLTDPENGELNPLGINCLRNRPPAGKIVWGSRTRVGDDMLASEWKYIPVRRLALYLEETLYRNTKWAVFEPNDEPLWSQLRLSIGSFMQNLFKQGAFQGSSPKDAYFVKCDKETTTQYDIDRGIVNIMIGFAPLKPAEFVILKFQQIAGQS; this is encoded by the coding sequence AAATTCCTTCGGGGGTACGGACGATAACAGGTGTAGCCACTTCAATTACAGCCTTTATCGGTCGGGCCTTCCGGGGACCGACCGATGAGCCAATACTAATTAATAACTACGGAGAATATGAGCGCATATTTGGCGGATTGTGGAATGAGAGTACCATGGGTTTCGCGGTACGGGATTTCTACACAAACGGCGGGAGTCAGGCGGTAATTGTTCGACTGTTCAATCCTGGAGAAATGCAAGCTACAACCGACAACCAAGTGTTGGACACAGTAAGTGCAATTCAAAGTGCAGCTAACACGGATAAGACAGAAAAGAAAGAGGATGGCATTACAGAGGCAAAAAACCATTTAGATATTACACCTCCTCCAGCAGTAAGTGATCCTAACAATTGGCCAGAGCAAAGCACAGGGGAAGGAAAGATAGCCAAAGACTTTGCAATCGAGATGTATAACTCTAATGTCTGGGCAGCAGTAGATGACATTAAAAATGCAGGGAATGAAGCCCGTGGCATTACAGAGGCAAAACGCCATTTGGATAATAAAACTCCTCCACCAGGAGGCGAACCTAAAACTTGGCCATACCAAAATACAGAGCGAGGGCAGACAGCTAAAAAAATTGCCATCGAACTCCATAAATTACAGGACGTAATTCCAGTAGTAAACGATATTAAAGATACAGAAAACAAAGACGATGGTATTTTAGCGGCACAAACTAATTTAGATACTCAACCTGAGCAGCTAAGCAACGATCCTAACACTTGGCCAGACCAAACTACAGTGCCAGGAAAGATAGCCAAAGAGATTGGGATAAATATCTATAGTTTATCCGATGAATTAAACGTTGATCAGTACCAAGAAGAAGTCAATAAAATCATTGGTAATGTGCTCGAAAGCCATGGATTAATTAATATTGTTTCAGCAGAAGACTATTCAGGAAGAGTCGATATAATTGTTACCTCACTCAAGATTGACGTGTCAGATGAGAAGTATACAAAAGACATCGATCAAATAGTTGCTGACTTGCAGATCAGGCAGAAGGCACAATTATCAGTAGGAACAACTAATGAACTGTTCCTGGAAGCAGCAAACGAGGGGTCTTGGGGCAACGAATTGCGGGCTCGGGTTGACTATGAGGGACTAGAAGACGGCAGTGCATTGTTCAATCTATCGGTCAGGGATGGAGGGACGGGAGAAGTCGAAACGTTCCAGAATCTATCTGTTGACGAAAGCGAAACGCGATACATTAAGAAGGTACTGGAAAAAGATTCACAATTAGTACGGGTAATTGGGACATTGCCTAGTGCTAGACCAGAGCAGAATGCTAGCACATGGGAAGAGATAGAGGAGCAAATTGACCCAGAGTCCCGAGAAGAAGAAAAGAAGAAATTTAAGGCGGAAGGAGTGTGGTACGAACTGTGTTCAAATGGAGTGCAACCAATAGACCGTGCAGGAGATGGCGACCCCCTGGAAAGTAATAACTTTACTGAAGGAGAAGGGGACAAAACAGGAATTTATGCTCTGGAAAAGGCCGACCTGTTTAACTTGCTCTGCATCCCACCCTACAAACAGGAGGCTAATGGACTAGATGTTGAAACAGGGGTAATTGATCAAGCTATCACCTATTGCCACAAACGCCGGGCTATGATGATTATCGACTCTCCTAGCGGGTGGGATAGTAAGGGAAAGGCAAAAACAGGGATTAAGACAGACGTGGGGTCTACCAGTGAAAATGCAGCCGTCTTCTTCCCGCGCCTCGTGATGCCTAACCCTCTCAAAGAAAATCAAATAGAAGTATTTGCCGCCTGTGGGGCTGTGGCAGGAATCTTCGCCCGCACCGATGGGACCAGGGGTGTATGGAAGGCCCCAGCGGGTTTGGAGGCAGTCTTAAAAGGAGTGGCCGCCCTCAGCGTCCCCCTGACAGACCCCGAAAATGGAGAGTTGAACCCTCTGGGGATTAACTGCTTGCGGAATAGACCGCCAGCGGGTAAAATAGTATGGGGTTCGCGCACCCGAGTGGGAGACGACATGCTAGCCTCCGAATGGAAATACATTCCGGTACGGCGACTCGCATTGTACCTAGAAGAAACCTTGTATCGCAATACCAAGTGGGCCGTATTTGAACCGAACGACGAACCTCTGTGGTCTCAACTTCGATTAAGTATCGGCTCGTTTATGCAAAATCTCTTCAAGCAAGGGGCATTCCAAGGCAGCTCCCCCAAAGACGCTTACTTTGTCAAGTGTGACAAGGAAACCACAACCCAGTATGATATCGATCGGGGGATAGTTAATATCATGATCGGGTTTGCACCCTTGAAGCCAGCAGAATTTGTGATTCTGAAATTCCAGCAGATAGCTGGACAATCATAA